A single region of the Halopiger xanaduensis SH-6 genome encodes:
- a CDS encoding restriction endonuclease, which produces MADLSEPSPSRTTIKRHLQAMDNEKFEHFVADLWSRHGWKTVVSQQSRDKSLDVLAEKETPYHQRHAIQAKRYQEENNVGGPKVSEYASLRDQFDADVAVVVTTSGFTVDARERSKTLNVKLIDGDDLVEMVVQADALDLVAEYSDHTSSQHPHPENQHTRKRADRQKTGNDEDLWLGLMILGAVPSTIAILFISFSEVPSDSILGHISTAVIVVAGGMTVVGIYKDILLLRQARVSWHPDPKWWAAGAFFVPYLTVPIYLIRRFDELNS; this is translated from the coding sequence ATGGCTGATTTGAGTGAGCCATCGCCATCACGTACGACGATCAAACGTCACTTGCAGGCGATGGATAACGAGAAATTCGAGCACTTTGTCGCTGATCTTTGGTCCCGCCACGGATGGAAAACGGTGGTCAGCCAGCAATCCCGCGACAAAAGTCTCGACGTTCTCGCGGAGAAAGAGACGCCGTATCATCAACGGCACGCGATTCAGGCAAAGCGGTACCAGGAGGAAAATAACGTTGGTGGGCCGAAAGTATCCGAATATGCGAGTCTCCGCGATCAATTCGATGCCGACGTCGCGGTAGTTGTGACGACGAGCGGATTCACGGTGGATGCCCGAGAACGTTCCAAGACGTTGAACGTGAAATTAATTGATGGGGATGACCTCGTTGAGATGGTTGTACAAGCCGATGCACTGGACCTAGTAGCCGAATATTCCGACCATACATCGTCGCAACATCCCCATCCGGAGAACCAACATACGCGAAAAAGAGCAGATCGCCAAAAGACGGGTAATGATGAAGATCTTTGGCTCGGGCTGATGATTTTGGGAGCGGTTCCCAGTACGATAGCGATCCTCTTTATCAGTTTTAGTGAGGTGCCGTCGGATTCGATTCTCGGTCACATATCGACAGCAGTAATAGTCGTTGCAGGTGGGATGACCGTAGTAGGAATTTATAAAGATATACTGCTACTCCGGCAGGCGCGTGTATCGTGGCACCCGGATCCGAAATGGTGGGCCGCTGGTGCGTTCTTCGTTCCCTATCTGACTGTCCCCATCTATCTGATTCGACGGTTCGATGAGTTGAATTCGTGA
- a CDS encoding NAD-dependent epimerase/dehydratase family protein: MADESSFSTSTADLEPEFDHDVDTALVTGATGDVGSWVVDRLADRGTHVVGIDREQPEGVRANADFRAVDLTEQAPTWETICEVEPDAVVHLAAISDPLDNPATRVFENNVTSTYNVLQAAGREGVDVVWSSSQATYGALFAGRGWRPDALPIDETHEQRPADSYGLSKRCGEEIARATARGYDISVTTIRPATIFTPEKVRARPAEDDSDLTTAESSGDFGSYVDVRDVARMVEAALAADSDGHEAFHCVADENYLGRPTAELVEAICGDLPADCTLEGKEAALSNAKAAAMLGWEPTHSWPDSGADAGGDSSGTDGPTWR; the protein is encoded by the coding sequence ATGGCCGACGAATCCTCGTTTTCGACATCGACAGCGGACCTCGAGCCCGAGTTCGACCACGACGTCGACACAGCACTAGTAACGGGAGCGACCGGCGACGTCGGATCTTGGGTCGTCGACCGACTCGCCGACCGCGGCACGCACGTCGTCGGCATCGATCGCGAGCAACCTGAGGGCGTCCGCGCCAACGCCGACTTTCGGGCCGTGGACCTGACCGAGCAGGCGCCGACCTGGGAGACGATCTGCGAGGTCGAACCCGACGCAGTCGTCCACCTGGCCGCGATTTCGGACCCGCTGGACAACCCCGCGACGCGGGTCTTCGAGAACAACGTGACGAGCACGTACAACGTCCTGCAGGCGGCCGGCCGCGAGGGCGTCGATGTCGTCTGGAGTTCCTCGCAGGCGACCTACGGCGCGCTGTTCGCCGGCAGAGGGTGGCGACCCGACGCCCTGCCGATCGACGAGACTCACGAGCAGCGGCCGGCGGACTCCTACGGGCTGTCGAAACGCTGCGGCGAGGAGATCGCTCGAGCGACGGCCCGCGGGTACGATATCTCGGTCACGACGATCCGACCGGCGACGATCTTCACGCCCGAGAAGGTCCGGGCGCGGCCGGCGGAGGACGACTCCGACCTGACGACGGCCGAATCGAGCGGCGATTTCGGCTCCTACGTCGACGTTCGGGACGTGGCTCGGATGGTCGAGGCGGCGCTGGCGGCCGACTCCGACGGCCACGAGGCCTTCCACTGCGTCGCGGACGAGAACTATCTGGGTCGGCCGACCGCCGAACTGGTCGAGGCGATCTGCGGCGATCTGCCGGCCGACTGCACCCTCGAGGGGAAGGAGGCGGCGCTCTCGAACGCGAAGGCGGCTGCGATGCTCGGCTGGGAGCCGACGCATTCGTGGCCGGACTCCGGCGCTGACGCCGGAGGTGACTCGTCGGGGACTGACGGTCCAACCTGGCGCTAA
- a CDS encoding DUF7114 family protein, whose product METADNCRRAAREAVADVEPPQLHDLVESVLDGASMVPGALTVTSAAMASGGAGAAGTGTGTGADADGPRSSAGERYAAALEGEPAESDADGLVTHAAGVQLIYEGLRLTRTLAHEEPWRGVEDDEADPQSPPDQDAIESDLEILAADILVSRGFYLLARTDAADKAVRTVQAFGRDQTRRDEVAADGTGDPAAIDANLERDILELAVETGAAAVGRSPSTRLLALADDLAAGVGTAFPPAAECLADLEPAVGEEPFDDRPLEFDDRSLEDGPTDRATSATDP is encoded by the coding sequence ATGGAAACGGCCGACAACTGTCGGCGTGCCGCCCGCGAAGCCGTTGCGGACGTCGAACCACCGCAGTTGCACGATCTCGTCGAATCCGTTCTCGACGGTGCATCGATGGTTCCAGGCGCACTCACCGTCACGAGCGCCGCCATGGCGTCCGGCGGTGCCGGGGCCGCCGGAACCGGGACGGGAACTGGAGCCGACGCCGACGGACCCCGCTCGTCCGCAGGCGAGCGCTACGCCGCCGCCCTCGAGGGCGAACCCGCCGAGAGCGACGCCGACGGGCTCGTTACGCACGCGGCCGGCGTCCAACTCATCTACGAGGGCCTGCGGCTCACGCGCACGCTGGCCCACGAGGAGCCCTGGCGCGGGGTCGAGGACGACGAGGCCGACCCGCAGTCTCCCCCCGACCAGGACGCAATCGAGAGCGACCTCGAGATCCTGGCCGCGGACATCCTCGTCTCGCGGGGGTTCTACCTGCTCGCGCGAACCGACGCCGCGGACAAGGCGGTCCGGACGGTCCAGGCGTTCGGCCGCGACCAGACCAGACGCGACGAGGTCGCCGCGGACGGCACCGGCGATCCCGCGGCGATCGACGCCAACCTCGAGCGGGACATCCTCGAACTCGCCGTCGAGACCGGCGCGGCCGCCGTCGGCCGCTCGCCTTCCACCCGACTGCTCGCACTCGCGGACGACCTCGCCGCCGGCGTCGGCACCGCCTTTCCGCCGGCCGCGGAGTGTCTGGCCGATCTCGAGCCGGCAGTCGGCGAGGAGCCGTTCGACGACCGGCCGCTCGAGTTCGACGATCGGTCGCTCGAGGACGGGCCGACCGATCGCGCGACGTCGGCGACGGATCCGTAG
- a CDS encoding NAD+ synthase, producing the protein MLDLRFSDAELEQRREHITEFISERVDAAGADGAVLGLSGGIDSTLTGYLTVEALGPENVHGLVLPAHVSSEGNMSDAERVAQELDITYDVIEIEPIVDQLLSAYPEAEGDREAVGNARARVRAVLNYLVANHESRLVVGTGNRSEAAVGYFTKYGDGAVDCHPIGNLYKGQVRQLARHVGVPEELAAKTATAELWADQTDEDELGISYETLDSILATHVDGPLSVAATARLLEVQEETVERVRSMYERSEHKRNVPPAPEPLD; encoded by the coding sequence ATGCTGGACCTTCGGTTCTCGGATGCGGAACTGGAACAGCGGCGCGAACACATTACCGAGTTCATCAGCGAGCGGGTCGACGCGGCGGGGGCCGACGGCGCGGTCTTGGGGCTTTCGGGCGGCATCGACAGCACGCTCACGGGCTATCTCACCGTCGAGGCGCTCGGTCCCGAGAACGTCCACGGGCTCGTCCTCCCGGCTCACGTCAGCAGCGAGGGCAACATGAGCGACGCCGAACGGGTCGCGCAGGAGCTGGACATCACGTACGACGTCATCGAAATCGAGCCGATCGTCGACCAGCTTCTCTCGGCCTACCCCGAAGCGGAAGGCGACCGCGAGGCCGTCGGCAACGCTCGAGCGCGCGTCCGTGCGGTGCTGAACTACCTCGTCGCGAACCACGAGAGCCGACTCGTCGTCGGCACCGGGAACCGGAGCGAAGCCGCCGTCGGCTACTTCACCAAGTACGGCGACGGCGCGGTCGACTGTCACCCGATCGGGAACCTCTACAAGGGTCAAGTGCGCCAGCTCGCGCGCCACGTCGGCGTCCCCGAGGAACTGGCCGCCAAGACGGCGACGGCGGAGCTGTGGGCCGACCAGACGGACGAGGACGAACTGGGGATCAGCTACGAGACGCTCGATTCGATCCTCGCGACCCACGTCGACGGGCCGCTGTCGGTCGCCGCGACCGCCCGCCTGCTCGAGGTCCAGGAGGAGACCGTCGAGCGAGTGCGGTCGATGTACGAACGCAGCGAGCACAAACGAAATGTGCCGCCGGCGCCGGAGCCGCTCGACTGA
- a CDS encoding GNAT family N-acetyltransferase → MPETVFLPGERVDLRPIEEDDLEFLQTKINDPRVWRGIGRARPVNGAQERDFFENVVCDDDSVNLLIVADAEPVGTIGFHTIEWEARRAELGYWVAPEHHEQGYGSAATELLVEYGFDHLGLHRIAARVFECNEASQALLESVGFTPEGVHRDAEFIDGEYQDTHWYGLLADEWREA, encoded by the coding sequence ATGCCCGAAACGGTGTTTCTACCCGGAGAGCGCGTCGATCTGCGGCCGATCGAGGAGGACGACCTCGAGTTTCTCCAGACGAAGATCAACGATCCGCGGGTCTGGCGCGGGATCGGCCGCGCGAGACCCGTCAACGGCGCACAGGAACGCGACTTCTTCGAAAACGTCGTCTGCGACGACGACAGCGTCAACCTGCTGATCGTCGCCGACGCGGAGCCGGTCGGCACGATCGGCTTCCACACGATCGAGTGGGAGGCCCGCCGCGCGGAGCTCGGCTACTGGGTCGCCCCCGAGCACCACGAGCAGGGGTACGGCTCGGCGGCGACGGAGCTGCTCGTCGAGTACGGCTTCGACCACCTCGGCCTCCACCGCATCGCCGCCCGCGTCTTCGAGTGCAACGAGGCCTCGCAGGCGCTGCTCGAGTCGGTCGGCTTCACGCCGGAAGGGGTTCACCGCGACGCCGAGTTCATCGACGGGGAGTACCAGGACACCCACTGGTACGGCCTGCTCGCGGACGAGTGGCGAGAAGCGTAG
- a CDS encoding ATP-binding protein, with translation MIVVICGPPGAGKTTLTNRVRKRLEARDVPVPVPVAVETLHSDDFSSRTYERLYERARDAAADVTLVDGTFYRREWQTQFRTLPDVRFVHVTASLETCLERNRTRADPIEEQGVHVVHREFDEPDAEVTIDTDRQSIPEATGRILTALEGWGWIDGEPDPDLSG, from the coding sequence GTGATCGTCGTCATCTGCGGGCCGCCGGGCGCGGGCAAAACGACTCTCACGAACCGCGTCCGGAAGCGGCTCGAGGCCCGCGACGTCCCCGTTCCCGTCCCCGTCGCCGTCGAGACCCTCCACTCCGACGACTTCTCGAGCCGAACCTACGAACGGCTGTACGAACGGGCCCGCGACGCGGCCGCCGACGTCACCCTCGTCGACGGCACCTTTTACCGCCGCGAGTGGCAGACGCAGTTTCGCACGCTCCCCGACGTGCGGTTCGTCCACGTCACTGCGAGCCTCGAGACCTGCCTCGAGCGCAACCGAACCCGAGCGGATCCGATCGAGGAGCAGGGCGTCCACGTTGTCCACCGCGAGTTCGACGAGCCGGACGCCGAGGTGACGATCGACACCGACCGGCAGTCGATCCCCGAAGCTACCGGTCGGATTCTGACCGCGCTCGAGGGGTGGGGTTGGATCGACGGCGAACCGGACCCGGACCTCTCGGGGTAG
- a CDS encoding methyl-accepting chemotaxis protein, protein MQTSRDDSSDESFHRRIYDTLRSRYFFKVGAAILVVTVVLLGAGYFSFTQAQASVESDAEETLLNAAEREADGIDKFVQDRNDNTVEISNSVNLANTDKSQLRASLRTYLEALPDSVHAIHYYSMENDEVEVSTQFNREGDTVDETTRPWAVDIDAFGSSGDVRSFEPYDVDGEKRIGFISPVAGQDDHAIVLVINLEERSELLTSPIDGGEIEVVATNGQITLAETTGTILNESFLMGDLSHLEDGALRPRVDQVTAENDVVGDDQVVVATVPLSEKDWDVTVIAPHNEVFDTASAVNRNILLLLGISIVGFVGVGAVISRDVNNSLEEMTGYAEAIEEGNLEVEIDQSRIDEFGQLGGLFARIRDTLQERLTEVEQQAQEAERAREQAEVSKAEAQQAKAEAQEAKAEAEALSQHLEEKADEYRQSIEAAADGDLTRRLETASESEAMTEIGRAFNEMLTDIEAMVVRIQTVANQVDEKSSEVTASTEEIRASSGEVAESIEEISAGAETQNEKLTTAAAEMSDLSATVEEIASSSNTVADQSEQAAERGQEGQEAASDVVEQMDRIESKAVDTAEEMATLQEEVERIGEVVELIDQIAEETNMLALNASIEAATAGEAGDGFAVVANEVKSLAEETAEATEEVEDLVETVEASTESVADDMFEMRDGIEDGRETIDRTVDTLESIVDSIDDANAGIQSINDATDDQADSAQEVSSMVDDIAAVSEQTADEAQNVSAAAEEQTSAISQISDSAESLSERAQELQSLTAHFETQAEADDDSADSETLVAVDD, encoded by the coding sequence ATGCAAACGTCACGAGACGACTCGTCGGACGAGTCGTTCCATCGGCGGATATACGATACGCTGCGGAGTCGCTACTTCTTCAAGGTCGGCGCGGCGATTCTCGTGGTGACCGTCGTCCTGCTCGGCGCGGGCTATTTCTCGTTTACGCAGGCCCAGGCGAGCGTCGAATCGGACGCGGAGGAGACGCTCCTCAACGCCGCGGAACGCGAAGCCGACGGGATCGACAAGTTCGTTCAGGATCGGAACGACAACACCGTGGAGATCTCCAATAGCGTCAATCTCGCTAACACGGACAAAAGCCAACTTCGGGCGTCGCTACGAACGTACCTCGAGGCCCTGCCGGACAGCGTCCACGCGATCCACTACTACAGCATGGAAAACGACGAGGTCGAGGTGAGCACGCAGTTCAACCGGGAGGGCGACACGGTCGACGAAACGACTCGTCCCTGGGCGGTCGACATAGACGCGTTCGGCTCGAGCGGCGACGTGCGCTCGTTCGAACCGTACGACGTCGACGGCGAGAAGCGGATCGGGTTCATCAGTCCGGTCGCCGGACAGGACGACCACGCGATCGTCCTCGTGATCAATCTCGAGGAGCGCAGCGAACTCCTGACGTCGCCCATCGACGGCGGCGAAATCGAGGTCGTCGCGACGAACGGCCAGATTACGCTCGCCGAAACCACCGGGACGATCCTCAACGAATCGTTCCTGATGGGGGATCTGTCGCACTTAGAAGATGGCGCGCTGCGTCCCCGCGTCGATCAGGTGACGGCCGAGAACGACGTCGTCGGGGACGATCAGGTCGTCGTGGCGACGGTGCCGCTCAGTGAGAAAGACTGGGACGTGACCGTCATCGCGCCGCACAACGAGGTGTTCGATACGGCCAGCGCGGTCAACCGGAACATTCTGTTGTTGCTCGGTATCTCGATCGTCGGCTTCGTCGGCGTCGGCGCGGTGATCTCCCGCGACGTCAACAACTCCCTCGAGGAGATGACCGGCTACGCCGAAGCGATCGAGGAGGGCAACCTCGAGGTCGAAATCGATCAATCACGGATCGACGAGTTCGGGCAGCTGGGCGGTCTGTTCGCCCGGATTCGGGACACGTTGCAGGAACGATTAACCGAAGTCGAACAGCAGGCACAGGAAGCCGAACGGGCTCGCGAACAGGCCGAGGTGTCGAAGGCGGAGGCCCAGCAGGCCAAGGCCGAGGCCCAGGAAGCCAAAGCGGAAGCCGAAGCGCTGAGCCAGCACCTAGAGGAGAAGGCCGACGAGTACCGGCAGTCGATCGAAGCCGCCGCCGACGGGGACCTCACTCGCCGACTCGAGACGGCCAGCGAGAGCGAGGCGATGACCGAGATCGGCCGGGCGTTCAACGAGATGCTCACCGACATCGAGGCGATGGTCGTGCGCATCCAAACGGTCGCCAACCAGGTCGACGAGAAGAGTTCGGAAGTCACCGCCTCCACCGAAGAGATCCGCGCCTCGAGCGGCGAAGTCGCCGAGAGCATCGAGGAGATTTCGGCCGGCGCGGAAACCCAAAACGAGAAGCTGACCACTGCGGCGGCGGAGATGAGCGACCTCTCGGCGACCGTCGAGGAGATCGCGTCCTCCTCGAACACCGTCGCCGACCAGTCCGAACAGGCCGCCGAGCGCGGCCAGGAGGGTCAGGAAGCCGCGAGCGACGTCGTCGAGCAGATGGATCGGATCGAATCCAAGGCCGTCGACACCGCCGAGGAGATGGCGACCCTCCAGGAGGAGGTCGAGCGCATCGGCGAAGTCGTGGAACTCATCGACCAGATCGCCGAGGAAACCAACATGCTCGCCCTGAACGCCTCCATCGAGGCCGCGACGGCGGGCGAAGCCGGCGACGGATTCGCGGTCGTCGCCAACGAAGTCAAGTCGCTCGCGGAGGAGACCGCCGAGGCCACCGAGGAGGTCGAGGACCTCGTCGAAACCGTCGAAGCGTCGACCGAGTCCGTCGCCGACGACATGTTCGAAATGCGCGACGGCATCGAGGACGGCCGGGAGACGATCGACCGAACCGTCGACACCCTCGAGTCGATCGTCGACTCGATCGACGACGCCAACGCGGGTATCCAGTCGATCAACGACGCGACCGACGATCAGGCCGATTCGGCCCAGGAAGTCTCGTCGATGGTCGACGACATCGCCGCCGTCAGCGAGCAGACCGCCGACGAGGCGCAGAACGTCTCGGCCGCCGCCGAGGAGCAAACCAGCGCCATCAGCCAGATTTCCGACAGCGCCGAGTCCCTCTCGGAGCGCGCCCAGGAGCTACAGTCGTTGACCGCCCACTTCGAAACCCAGGCCGAGGCCGACGACGACTCGGCCGACTCGGAGACGCTCGTCGCGGTCGACGACTAA